Genomic window (Gasterosteus aculeatus chromosome 1, fGasAcu3.hap1.1, whole genome shotgun sequence):
GCAACACCGTGTCTGTGTACTTTCTGGCTTCAAATGACAACTTTCAtgtcatttgtttaaaaaaagaaatatatttaagtCCTGTTTTCCTTTCGACCCGCCTTTCAGCTGAAGTGTTTGACTATTAGCTGTTTTCGCAGGTCCTCCGCCTGGCTGTCGCGGTCCTCGGGTCTCTGTTCGAGGCTCTCGGGCTGCTCTAGCGGGTCGGTTCTCTCCAGAGTCCAGGCGTCTAACCCGGACTGCAGGGAGGCGTTGTGAAGGACgcagcaggccagcaggatggACGAGCTTCTCTCCGGAGAATACTGCGGGgacaggagaggagacgagatAGCCGGCCGACAGAACCCTGCTGATCTCTGTGTgcgttttcatttcattttacaagCAGAGGTGAGCTCAGCGCAGAATAGAATACCTGTAAGTATCCTTTGGTGCCGTCCAAACATCGGAATCTGGTCTGGATGGCTCTGAAGGTCCGGTCCACTATCTCATGTGTAGCCGCGTGGGCCAGGTTGTATTGAAACTCTGCAGGGGACTCAGGGCAGTCTACCGGGGTCATCAACCACCTCCTTAGAGGGTAGCGACGGTCCCCTTGGAAACAGAATAAGACTTTATTCCTTTCAGGGACCTTTTTTCAGGCTTAAAGTAGTGCAGTGAATGCTGAAAAACCACAGCTCACCCAGCAGCCAACCATCTTCTAActcctgcagctgtttgtggAGAGTAGATCTTTTTAAGACATCCGTGTCTCTGAGTCCTCCTGCCCAGTGTGTCTCCGCGCTGAGTAACAATCCCCTGGCATCACAAACCAGCTGACAGCCCACGGAGTGAAATCCCTTCTTGTTCACGTATGATGAGTCTTCGCTGTTGGGAGCTTTGATAGTGACCTGGAGACGAATGGAACACGGCGTCAGTTAGACCGtcctgtgtgtacatgtgtaagTGTTTGAAGTTCTAAGAATACAGTATAAGGTAGTACACCTGAATGTAGTCCAGCACCCCCAGGACTCCTGGGAATCCTGCAACCCTCTGAAACTGCTCTGTGCTGGAGGGATCTCTGTATGTGAAGCATAAATATTGCTGTTATTGAAATATGTCAAACTTTTGGTTTACATCTATAATCCAGCATGGTAACACACCTGTTGAACGTGATGAACTGAGGAGCTTTCTCCACCAGGGCTCTAGTCACGTTAGATACACATCTCGACATTGATGCCTGGCTGATCCCTATAGTATCGCCCATAGATGTCTGGAATGAGCCAGATGTGTAGAAGCCCAGCGCGGCCAACACCTGGACCTCAGGACTGATGGCTCTGGATCGCTGTGTGCGTCTACAGAGAGCctggaacacagaaacacatttaaatggacAGTTAACTGGATGAGATTATTAAAAACGTAGCACGAGCACACACTAACCTCTCTTAGTAATTCCACCAGATAGAGAATAAACTCCCTCGGGAAGCCAAACTGCGAGAGGAGGACAGTGTCCGGGACGGCGCCCAGGTCAAAGCGGTCCAGGGTCTTATGGCCTTGACCATGTAAGAGCAGATCACAGTCCAGGATGGCTATAGGGATGGCCATGCTGGGGGCAAAAACACATGAATACCAATTAATAATTTGCGCCAATGGCAAGCTTGTTGTAGTCCTATTCGATTTCTATAAGATGATTATAAGATTGTATGAATTGAAAACCCCAATGCGTGTGACATATGTTTTAGTATACTGTAGGGATTGTACTagatttattctattttataaTGTTATATTGCCGATGGACGGTCGAGGTTAACAGCACAGAAAACCTGTATGCAAATAAAGCCAGgacgctaactagctagctgGCAACCGAgcttttcccattttcagcAAACGTTATGCGTGCTTGTGGAGTTGACTCTACAAATAGCTGTTACGTTACACTACGCGAAAATTAAAGGATAATACATGTTGTTTTCTTAGTTAAGAAAAGGACAGTTACCTTTAGCATTGGCACAGAAGTCATGCAGCTTAACCACCTAAACAAACCCCAGGAACAACCATCTTTCGGTTTACCTTCACAGATTCGACAGTAATGGGAATGTTTCTTATGTTCAGATATTCGTTTTAAATTAATAACTCAAACCTATATTGTCAATGTTTTTGAAGTATATGTCTTTGTATTTGATTTATATGTACAAATATGCATTTTCCAGACATTAGCAGTGTGAACGAAAGTGCCGCTGTGAAAGTGTTGCTATCCAAACACGTCGACATGGAGAAGATAAACAGAAAAGTAGCTCAGCCGCTTTTGACGTTGTTTACATCTGCATTCGGCGTTTAAATGTGCGTGGAACACCGCTTCTCATGCAATATTTACTAAATTAACGTGTATATCATTGAAGCTACCTTCCTCTGGAAAAGCCTAATGTAAGTTTTGCTGTTATGTCATGACGTTGAAGTGCGTGAAAtgtagctagctaactagcatTAGCCACAGGCTAACGCCAGTTGGTCAGTGAGTCACGTATGCAGTGGCCGTTTCTCCCCTTTGTGAAACGTTAACGTGAAGTTATTGTTCACGAAAATAAGGTGTTGCACTTTATAACAACATGTCACAGGTGGTGTAGTGTACCGTTTCCGGCGGTTGTCCGCATGTTTTCGGTTAATCCGACCTCCAAATACATTTATCAGGACAATTTCATCCGAACCTGAAGTGGAGGCCTCACTTCTAATTTAACAGATGGTCTACGGATAGGAAGGTTAAGTTAATGTTTAACGCAGAATCCAAATTGTGTTGTACATGCTGCCagtttataatattatattggCAGATAGCAAAGTAAGCTTGCATGTGGACTCAATATGTACGTTTTGACAAATTGACTTTGTTATTGAGTTTTGTAGACTAAATGTTGGGTGTAAATATTTACAAACAGTTCACATTTAttcataataatttataatgtatttttgaCTATACTACTAGATTCATTGTGATTTCAAATGCTGTGGCAAAATGAGTGTGTTGGCCTGGCCAGAAACCATAGTTATTCAAATTGAAGTTaagtgtcaaatgttttgtcatCGCTTGAAGTGGATCACAACCGCTGCTTTGAGATGTGTTCGTCTCTATAGGTTTGTGCTCTTTGATTACAGGGTCTTGACAACATGGACAGTGGCCTGAGTCCCCAGGATAAAAAAGACTTGGACAAGTTCATTAAGTTCTTCGCCTTGAAGGTAAAAAGCCAGAAAGGCGCTTCTGTGTCCAGTATACGATGCGAACGTAgcctctgtgattgtctgtctcCCAGGGGACATTTTGAGGTGTTGGGTGTGTTGTCGTTGTGggtttggttttatttgatatttcttTGGCGAACCCCCCTGCTGGTGACACTAATGTTTCTTATGTCCTGTGTGTAGACAGTCCAGGTGATTGTCCAAGCTCGTCTTGGTGAGAAGATCTGCACTCGCTCGTCTTCATCGCCTACTGGTTCTGATTGGGTAAAATAACAAAGTCTTCCTTTTACTCTTTGGTTATTGTTCAGATTTGGGGTTCACTGTAGCTCTTCACATCTGTGTAGCTGGCTTTGacagttattgtttttttccgtAAAGATGTTATTATTTCTTCCAGTTTAATTTGGCCATCAAAGACATCCCAGAGGTGACTCATGAAGCCAAGAAAGCTTTGGCCGGCCAACTTCCCGGCATCGGGCGCTCCATGTGTGTCGAGATCTCCCTCAAGACGTCAGAGGTAAAACCTCCCTAAAGAGGCCAATCCTCTCCTGTGCTTCAAAACAGTGCAGGGACTTtattaaaatataacaaaaaataacttcAGGTATCAGGTTAATTAACAATGAAAGGTCTCTGTTGACAACAACATATAGTACTGTCATTTACttctgtttattaaaaaaatgtaactatATATGTAtcttttatatttgtgtgtgtctcctgtctcttCAGGGTGACTCAATGGAGTTGGAGACTTGGTGcctggaaatgaatgaaaagtgagTGGTTTTCTGAAATTATTTCAATGGCCATATTGGAAAAGTAAAAGGTTTATCAAAgctcttagtgtgtctgtgcctcTATGAAGTTGCACAGGATGCACATGATTACCTCACTTTATCGCGTGCTGCACTTGTGCTTATTTCTGCCAAAACGTTATGAAAGCGTTTAAGCGGCTTCGTGAGCAACCGACCAGTGAAGCCGCACAAAAAGCAAATCCCGTCCAGCAGCTACTGTCTGATGCTTCGAGTTATCAATGAATTATAAATGGCTTACCTTCTATGTGAAATAGTGCCACGCTGCTGATTTTTAACGAGTcattttgtctctgtctctgctgcaggtgcGATAAAGACATCAAGGTGTCCTATACAGTCTACAACCGTCTGTCTGTCCTGCTCAAGTCTCTGCTGGCCATCACCAGAGTAACGCCTGCCTACAAGCTATCCAGAAAGCAGGGTCACGACTACGTCATATTATACCGGTGAGCATGAACCACCGGCTCTGATCTGATCCGTCCCGTTGTCCATAACCGGTGAATGAGACGTGTCTTGTTTCTGCATCTCTCGTGTGTAGGATTTACTTCGGGGAAGTCCAGCTGAGTGGATTAGGAGAAGGTAACCGCGAACGCCGCCACTGGCATCAACACTCAACGTGCTTTACCGTATCCATAACAGTAGGAAGTTTACGCAGAGGTGCAACTGCATGATGTTTAAAACCTTACAGACTaaggtgaatttttttttaaaacgggTAATTAACGGCCCCAGAACACGTTTGACCTTTCAGAGTACTTTCCTTATCACAGCCAAGTTGTATCGTTACATATGAGGCCGACGACATCATATTTTGGATAAACAAAATAATAGTAACCTGTGTAGTGTGTCCATATACGTATATGTGCGTTCCATAAGCGGACCTGTTTGCTCACTGAAACGTGCCGTTTGTCTCCCGAGGTTTTCAGACCGTGCGCGCCGGCGTGGTCGGCACCCCGGTCGGCACGGTCACGCTTTCATGCGCCTACCGCACCAACCTGGCCTTCATGTCCAACAGGTCACTGACACGCTACATGTAAAAGCAACACGGGTTTGGCATTGAACAAAAATATGACCATTAGCTCGACAAAGTCCGAGCGAGTCAATAACCAGCACGCTGTTGAAATGTTGTCCCTCCCCCCGCAGGCAGTTTGAGCGCTCGGCTCCGATCATGGGGATCATCGTGGATCACTTTGTGGATCCTCCCGGCAGCGGCCCGCGCACCGCCAACATGGGACATCCCTGCAACTACAGGTAGCGACGCCAAGCCGCGCGCAACGAAACCCGCAGGTTCCGTCGGGTCGCGACCTCTTCTCATTTATGACTCATGTGTGTTCAGAGCCCCGGATGATGACGACGGAGGACCATACGCGGGGGTTCAGGATTCACAGGAGGTCTGcaccacctccttctccacctcccccccctcacaggtGAGAGGGCACAGTTTGCTGCCTCTTCCTTTATACTCTCCATTTTCATACCTGCTCTTTATTTCActtccccttttttctctctgcccGTTTTCTGTCCTGTCGTCTTTTTATCGTgtttatctctgtgtgtgtcgttCCGGGCGCCggctctcagtgtgtgtgcacgctgagTCCTTCGCCCTCTAAACTGTCTAAGCCCCTCCCGCTGGACAGTCTGCCGCTTCCTCTGGCTCCGGGACTTGTCACTCACACTGTGAGTTTATACTGGCCGCTGGGTTTGTTTAATCAACCTCAAAACGCACTGTGAATCATTCCGCTGACTCATTtgtcttggtgtgtgtgtgtgtgtgtgtgtcagaattGCCTCATTGTTTTTCTCATCGTCACGTATGACTGTAGTGATGCTTCATCGCTCACCTCGGCCCAGAGTGTTACGATGTCTCATCTGTGCCGCGTAGTAAACTGTCCATCTGAAGAGCGTGACTCTTGACGCCCTGAAAAAGCAGTGTGTATTCAAATCCCCGCCTTCCTTTTCTGCCCGCCCTCGTCTCCAGCTTTACGCCTCCAGATTATCGTATCATCCTCAAGCAGGAGCTGCTGAGCTCGGTCACCCTGCTGCAAACCAGGTGATGCACCAACCACTCGGAAAACACAGATGCATTTATTGGAGAAGTCAAATTCCAGATCCACTCGGTCTGCTGTAAagcggctcctcttcctcctcaggggctgcatgctgggaaggaGCACGGAGGGGTCGCGTCGAACCCCGCCCAACCCGCTCACGGCGCCGACGCGCATCTGGCGGCGGAGAACGTCGCCAACACGCCGGGCGAGAACGGCGGCCGCAGGCGGGACGAGCAGCCCTCCCCCTCCGACCCGTTGGAGTCTCTGAACGCCTTCACCAGGAAGATCGGAGCCTTCGTCAATAAACCCAACGCGCCGGTACGAACCAAAGGGAATTGGGTTCTGTGAGGTCGGGGATGTGCTGCAGGTTGTTTGTGTAGAGtttaagcctgtgtgtgtgtgcagatacaAACAGCAGCCGGTCTGGACCTGCCGTTTGCTGCGTTCGCTCCTCGAGGCCTGGACTCTGAGGACAGTGATCCCATGGTGAATATCATGTACAAAATGCCCCTCATACAGCGTGATGCTTTGAGTGTCCTTTGAAACGTTTGTACTGCGCGTTTTAGGTGCAGCCTCCAGACTCCCCCACTTGCCCCTCACCCCTGCAGGCCAGCCTCCATTCTCAAGACTCCGAGGGATCGGGACCGCAGGACGACTTTGTCATGGTCGACTTTGTGCGTATTTCTTTGCTTTCCACTTGGGGGTAAAACATTAATGCATATTTCAACACGTAGCGGTGCTTTATTCTGAACTGCTGCTTGGAAAGGTCAATAGGAAAGCAGCCAGGCAGCTTAGCATTAAGTCTGGAAGTGTCGCCTGCCATCAGAATAAAATCCAAATTACTTTATACATGGTTTTATTTTAGTCATAAGTAACTAATTCTGGAGCCGTTGAGAATGAAAGGagcgcttcttcttctgtgtgtagCGTCCGGCCTTCTCTAAAGACGACCTGCTGCCGATGGATCTGGGCACCTTCTACAGAGAGTTTCAAAACCCCCCCCAGCTAGCCAGCCTCTCGCTGCACATCAGCTCCCAGTCCATGGCCGACGACCTGGTAACACACTTGTTTTAAAAACAGCTCTTTAAACcagtaacaaacaaaaaaagaccacaTTACCCTCTTGTCCACAGGACTCACTGCCAGAGAAACTTGCTGTCTATGAGAAAAATATCGACGAGTTTGACGCTTTTGTGGACATGCTCCAATAGAGGGACGACGTCGGAGAAGagactggatggatgaaaattAACCAGGAAAGACGAAGGAAGGGAGAAGCAGACAGTCGGTCCTGTGAGGCTAAACTCCCCCTATTGCAATGTGAATTGTCCGCTCTGTAAATACCATATTCTCTGCTCTGGTAGTTAATTTAAATCCGAACGTGATGCTTTAATCGGGATTATAATGGATCCTCAGAGCGCCTGGACTACCTGCACACGTGATACCATTTGTTTAACTAGCTCACTATAATTGGCCCACCAAACACGACACGCCTCTGAAAAGTCCCCCTCTCACCTGAAATGTATCAGaagcgcccccccctcacccaccccaGCTGGTCTCGGGATTCAGACAGCCAACTTTAGTGGTCATAATGGACATAAGTGAAATAGATTATTGCTGTAGACGTGGAAAAACCCCAATTCATGTACTGGGTCACAGAGCTTATTAACCGAATACATATGTAGATTTGTAAAACTGAGAAACACTTGCGGCTCACAATTGACGGTTGGGTTGAAAGGGTTACTTTAAACTTCTTTGCTGTTCTACATGTCCTAATAAAGCATGGCTGCTCTATTCAAACTGGTGTTTGTCAAATGCAACATGCATGTTACACCACAGTATTTATACCCTTTTACATCCATAAGGAAAATGTAGAGGATAGAACAGATTGTCGATCATGTTTTACAATTGAGATTGGGGTAGATtttagcaagaaaaaaaaaagaataaatcaaaAATAACTTCTCAAATGGACTTTTATTGTTGGTAGTTACTGAAATCCGGTCGCATACCTTCAGGGCTGCATAGGTTCAAAACCATAAAGTTAATAGTATGGAAACACGCATTTTACAAATATTCTACAATTCATTTCACGCGTCACGTGGCCATGACCCGACTACAGACGCgtgcccacccccccctccttgctacctggaagggggggggggctctccccaaaaaacatttcccAAGGAGAAAAACACCTTTCCCAGACAACAACGTAAACTTCCTAACTATGAATGGGTTTGGTTTTCTAACAGTTTGCCACTTAACATGCCGTTACTTTTTCAAACACTTCCTCTGGGCTGCTTCTCCCCCCCACCGGTAACACGGAAGTAGACAAAAATAAATCGGCGGTTTGTTGCCCCAGTGTGCATTTCCACCTCGTTCAATTGCTCAGTCCACTACAATGCATCCCCCCCCGGCTCCATTTGAGCCTGACTGTCCAATAAGTCTGTTGGGCGGCGTGGAGAATGAGTCCCTCTCTTCGACGGGGGAGACGAGTCAAACGTTGGGAATGGTTGGAAACAAAAACGTCCAGATGGAAGACCGCGATAAGACGGTGGGTTGTTgttggggggggagagacacctGACACTTGATACTGGGTGAAAGGCGTTGAGGGTGGATGGCCAATGTCCTCCATTGTCATAAATATCCAACCTGCTCCTCCAAGTCGGCTGAATGTAGGCGGGGTTAGACAATGATGGTGGGGGCGGGTGAGGGAGGGTAAGGGGGCTTTGAGGCcagcgtccacacacacacacacacacaacggctcAGAGCAGGAGGAACAAAAGGGGATACGGAGGAGATCCAGGAACTCGTGTTTTGCATTGAagcgggggggtggtgggggggggggctcaggcgGTGTTCAGGAGCTCCTGCACGGCTTTCTGCTGCGTCTCGTTCAGCGTCGACACGCACTGCGTCCATAAACCCGCCGACACCtggggacacacgcacacaaaggtcACAACCGAGTCAGCGGCGTCTCCCCGTACGTGGGAATCCTCCCCGGCTGAGTCGCCGCGGGCGCTCACCTGAACTTGGCGGATGACGTTGGCCAGCCGCTTGCTGCACGCGTCTTCGCTCTTCACCGACTCGTTCGCCACCCCGTCGGCGATAATCAGGAAGATTTTTGGCAGGTTGGCATTGTCCGGCCCGAGGACAATGGGGTTGTTGCTGCGGAGGCGAGATAGAAGTAGGGGAGTGAGAGTTTGAACataataaatgtaaagaaaatacatttgaggGCCGCCCCCACCTTTCTATGAGGTCGCACAGGAAGTCAAACGTGTGCACcgcctcctctttgtcctcgtTGAGTGGCAGCCAGCTGAGCCAATGGGGGAGGATCTCATTGACGTTGACGCACTCTGGCCGAAACCTCATGACCTTCCCGACGGCGGAGATGCAGTTCTCCGTGGCGTTGACGGTCTCTTTGGAGCGCGAGTCGGCCGCCTGGATGACCCTCACCAGCAGCGGGATGGCCTCTGGATGGAGGGGACAAACTCGTCGAGTTAACGAACGCAATCTGCTGCCATGGTAACGTAAACGTGTGAAGGGAGGAGCGTACCTGTGCAGAACGGGCGGTAGCTCTCCCCTCCGTACTGAGCCATGACGCCCACGCCGTAGGCCGCCGCCTGCCGCACCTCGGGGCTCGTGTCGCACAGCGACTGCAGCATCGGCCGCAGGAAGTACTCGGCGTATTTGAAGGAGGCGGGGCTACAGTGCTCCACCACGTCGTCGAAGATGCACAGACCCCACTGCCGGTCCGCCCACGGCCTGCTGGGACACTGGAGACGGGGTCAGTCACTTTCGGTCGGACCCTTAGTCGGTCTTCAAAAACGTGTACCAGTAAGACTGCAGACGTAGTGGTGAAAAACAGGAAGTACTCACAATCAGCTGGAcaatgagctgcagcagctgctcgaACCACGGCAGCACCGTTTCTTTGTAGCTGCTGAACACCGAGTGCAGGATGTCGGACACTTTGGTGAGGATGTACACGTCGTTCTCATCCTGCAGAAGAAGACGAGGGGAAAATGAGGGCTGGTGCCGAATCCAAATCTCACCTCTTCTTCCTATTTGAGGTGAAAACGTTTACCTCGTCCTGCAATgactcctccacctgctcgtCGTAGTCTTCATCCTGTCTCTTGGCTGTGAAGAGCAAAGAAGTGTGAGGATTacacagaaacgcacacacaaactaaaaaggaggagctttttttctctctggctGGGATCAAGTCTCACTCTGTCGGAGCTCCTGGTTCTTGAAATGCTCGTCCAGCTTCCCCTTCAAGATGCCGCCCAGCTCCTCGAAATGCTCGTTGTTCAGACAGCCGTCTCCCATCAGCTCGATGCACTTGGCGAAGGAGTGCATGATCTCCGACAGGACGTCAGAGTCCGGCTCCGTGCCGATGGCCTTGATGAGAGCGTCGCACATGAAGTGCCACATCTGAGTGAGGTAGTCCGGCCCCCGGACCCGCGCGCACTCCAACAGCAAGGGCATGGACTCCGCCGccgccacacgcacacgtgagACAGTTAAGGGGGGAAACGCACACGACGAGCCTCACGGTTTCTCTTCCTCACACAGACACCACCCCCCCCGTTTGTAGCTCAAGTCTGAAAGGATATCGTCATGGAAGTAGAACTTGAGAAGAGGAACCATCAGCTTCACCACCTGCTCCGTGTACTCCACAAAGCCCTCCTTCAGCTCTTTGGCGTAACACACCTGGGGGAGTAAACCACAAGGAGCAGCTCAGCCACTGTACGCACACGGGCATGACGGGGGAACATCTCCGGCATCGCCGTTTCTCACCAGCATCTGGCAGGCTGTGGCCTTCTCCTCCAGGCCCGCCGTCTTGATGCCAAAGCTCTGCTGGTCGCCGAGGTTGACGAACTCCCAGCCGTCCTCCTCAGATATGTTCTCCATGTCCTGGGCTGCGGGACAGACGGGACGGATTCTAAACGCTGCCGCTGCTTTGTGGCATCGAAGCACTCGAATGAAGGAAAATACAAATGTAGCCTTTATGCGTGTGCTTACTGTCGAGCAGGGCCACCTCGGGCTTGATGGAGGCCGTCTTCATCAGGGGGCCCATCACCACCGGCAGGTACTGCTGAAACTCCTTCCCCAGGATCTTGCACATCCTGGCCCACGCCGAGATCATGTACGAGATCTAAACCACAGCAAACGGTCACCACATTGCGACGGAAACATCAAGACAACCGGACGATGGCTCAAAGTGTCACTCATGGCTCCActcccgacccccccccgcACCTGAGGGTCGTCGTCCTCCAGGTCGTTGAAGTCCGTCTGGGTTTTCAGGAGCAGCTGCATGACGGCCGAGGCGTCCGGCATGAACTGGGAACAGTGCAGGAAGGGACGGCTGTGAAGATGGCTGCCAAGCGTCACTCTACAGAtctaggggtgtgtgtgtgtgagaggaggaggaggaggaggaggagggggggggggggggcttagacAGATGTACCTTCTCCTTGCCCACTGCCAGCCCGATGAGGCTGATGCACTCGATGGTCTTGCCGCGGAGCAGCCGCAGCTCCTTCTGCACGGCGTTCTCTACGATGTGTTTGAGCGAGGGCATGAAGAGGTCGTAGTACGGCACAAACTTCTCCTCGGCCGTGTCCGCCACCGAGGCGATGGACGTCACCACCTGCTCCAGGACCAGTTTGGTGCCCTTCTGGATCAACTaggaggagggtggtgggggtatcacacacacacacacacacagttaagagTCTTTGCATAGCGCGTCCTGATTGACTGATTTAACACACCAGAGGAGACGCATTTGTACCTCTTGCAGCTTTGCCACCATGATGACGTGGAGGTGCTGCACCAAGCTGTCCAGATACGGGATCAGCAGCGATTTGGGACAGTCCTCCGTGAAGTTGatgagggcggcggcggcgtgcgcCTGCACGCGGGGGTTACTCTGATCCTCCATGGTCTGGAGCAAGGCGGCGATCACCTAGAAAGGGAGGCGGGCGCGGCGTCAGTGTCCACAGCAGTGCACGCTCATCGCGGCCCGTACAGGTCGTTTCTTACCTTGTCGTGGAATTTCTTTTGGAAGGTCGGGGCGAAGTCTGTTGCCATTTGTCCGATGGCGTTGCAGGCGGCGTAGCGCACCCTCGGGTGCTGAAGAGGGAAAAGGGAAGCCAAACTCAGCACACGAGAAACACACTGCAGTGCAAAGTTAGTCACTAAACTAATGCCTAAACGTGACAATCGGGGTTCGAGCAGTTCCTTACGGGATCGGCGCAGAAAAGGAGGACGAAGCTGACGATCTCCTGCAGGATggcctccatctgctggtggcaGCCCTCGCCGATGGCCGACAGCGCCATCAACCCGGCGTGGCGGTACTTCCAGTCAGCTGGCGACAGACAGGTACATCTTGTGTTCACACCGAGGGCCCGATTGGAAGAGAAGCTCTACAAGCAGCGGCGTCGGGTTACTCACGGTTCTGCAGCATCTGCATGATGTGCTGTTTGATCATGGGCAGGATGATCTTTCCTCCGAGGCCACAGGCGATTCTGTCGAGAGCGCTCTCCCCCGCTACGGCATTACTGTCAAAGTCATCGTCCTCCAGCTCGTCGGCCATGGCCcactcgtcgtcgtcctccaggtccaccatcatgGCCAGCATCTGGGGCACTGGAGACGGACACAAACTTTAGCGCTGTCCGAACCATTTGAACTCGGCCTCTGCGGCGCGTGAGTGGGAAACAGTGGCTCACCGCTCTGAGCCACAATGGCCGTGTGTTTCCTCAGCATGGCCGCCGCCGTCTCCGACAAAGTGACCACGACCTCCAGCGACAGCTGCCTCTGCATGTTTGTCAGGTTGGTGTCGGCGCACAGCTGGAGAGACATGGTGACACGGCGGGTCACATGGGGCACCCAACGTGTTTCCCTAAACGACTCCATACAAAGAGCGCTATGTATATTCTGCATTAGGGCGCTTGGTGACTCGCCTTCAGACAGAGCTGCAGGGTGGCCTCCAGGTTGGGCCTCAGGTATTTGGGTGCTGTGTCAGCGATTTCCACCAAGGACTTGAGCACGGAGTCGTCCGCCTGGTAGCACGAATCGTTCACGGCCTGCCGGGAAACAACAGTCTGCGCTTAGATTGCAACCTTATTTTTGCTTCCCCATCCATTTCCATCAGAACATGACCAGAAGGAACCATGAGTGCG
Coding sequences:
- the kpnb3 gene encoding importin-5 yields the protein MAEQQQQFYLLLGNLMSPDNDVRKQSEETYDTIVGQTKITFLLQAIRDASAAEEVKQMAAVLLRRLLSSSFEETYPGLTLEMQTAVKTELLSSIQQETSPNIRKKVCDIAAELTRNLIDDDGNNQWPEVLKFLFDSVNSDSVTLRESALHIFWNFPGIFGNQQQHYMEVIKRMLVQCMQDQANPQIRTLAARAAASFVLANEGNSALLKHFADLLPGLLQAVNDSCYQADDSVLKSLVEIADTAPKYLRPNLEATLQLCLKLCADTNLTNMQRQLSLEVVVTLSETAAAMLRKHTAIVAQSVPQMLAMMVDLEDDDEWAMADELEDDDFDSNAVAGESALDRIACGLGGKIILPMIKQHIMQMLQNPDWKYRHAGLMALSAIGEGCHQQMEAILQEIVSFVLLFCADPHPRVRYAACNAIGQMATDFAPTFQKKFHDKVIAALLQTMEDQSNPRVQAHAAAALINFTEDCPKSLLIPYLDSLVQHLHVIMVAKLQELIQKGTKLVLEQVVTSIASVADTAEEKFVPYYDLFMPSLKHIVENAVQKELRLLRGKTIECISLIGLAVGKEKFMPDASAVMQLLLKTQTDFNDLEDDDPQISYMISAWARMCKILGKEFQQYLPVVMGPLMKTASIKPEVALLDTQDMENISEEDGWEFVNLGDQQSFGIKTAGLEEKATACQMLVCYAKELKEGFVEYTEQVVKLMVPLLKFYFHDGVRVAAAESMPLLLECARVRGPDYLTQMWHFMCDALIKAIGTEPDSDVLSEIMHSFAKCIELMGDGCLNNEHFEELGGILKGKLDEHFKNQELRQTKRQDEDYDEQVEESLQDEDENDVYILTKVSDILHSVFSSYKETVLPWFEQLLQLIVQLICPSRPWADRQWGLCIFDDVVEHCSPASFKYAEYFLRPMLQSLCDTSPEVRQAAAYGVGVMAQYGGESYRPFCTEAIPLLVRVIQAADSRSKETVNATENCISAVGKVMRFRPECVNVNEILPHWLSWLPLNEDKEEAVHTFDFLCDLIESNNPIVLGPDNANLPKIFLIIADGVANESVKSEDACSKRLANVIRQVQVSAGLWTQCVSTLNETQQKAVQELLNTA